Proteins from one Anaerolineae bacterium genomic window:
- a CDS encoding dynamin family protein encodes MLKSILTNKQEELLKQERQWLAELQVILARLGAAQEDQTTLTRSIQQLDELFLLVVVGEFNSGKSAFINALLGQPLLKEGVTPTTSQINLLKFGELSQRQVQDAHLHVLTEPLELLRQISIVDTPGTNAIIKEHQAITEEFVPRSDLVLFITSADRPFTESERAFLAQIESWGKKIVFVINKIDILEAEEALAEVVDFVRQNAAVLLGSKPDIFAVSARRALQAKQGRLDQWAGSGFEPLEAFIHDTLDETSRLRLKFLNPLGVGDHLVNKYAEITQNRLTLLADDFDTLANLERQLNVYRQDMTRDFQFRLADIENILYSMEKRGNAYFDQTMRLANIFDLLNKGRIQQGFTEQVVADTPQAIEQRVLELIDWLVNADLHQWQAVMNYLEQRKQEYQEHMIGEVGGAFRYDRERLIDSVGKAAQKVVETYDKSLEAEKIADGAQLAVAGAAAAELGAIGLGALITVLATTAAADVTGILAASVLAALGLFVIPARRRAAKKEMMERVAALRLQLTNALTTQFEKELNRSLQRINEAIAPYTRFVRAEQQKLQETQAELSEAQRTQGRLRAEIESTL; translated from the coding sequence ATGCTAAAATCAATTTTAACCAACAAACAAGAAGAACTGCTCAAGCAAGAACGCCAATGGCTGGCCGAGCTGCAAGTTATCCTGGCCAGGCTTGGCGCGGCGCAGGAAGACCAGACTACCCTCACCCGTTCCATTCAACAACTCGACGAGCTATTTCTGCTGGTGGTGGTGGGCGAGTTCAACTCCGGCAAAAGCGCCTTTATCAACGCCTTGCTGGGGCAGCCTTTATTAAAAGAAGGCGTCACCCCCACCACGTCCCAAATCAACCTGCTCAAATTTGGCGAACTTAGCCAGCGCCAGGTCCAAGACGCCCACCTGCACGTTCTCACCGAACCCCTGGAGCTACTGCGCCAGATCAGCATTGTGGATACCCCCGGCACCAACGCCATCATCAAAGAGCACCAGGCCATCACCGAAGAATTTGTGCCTCGCTCCGACCTGGTGCTCTTTATCACCTCCGCCGACCGGCCCTTTACCGAAAGCGAGCGCGCCTTCCTGGCCCAAATTGAGTCCTGGGGCAAAAAGATTGTGTTTGTCATCAATAAAATTGACATCCTTGAGGCCGAAGAAGCGCTGGCCGAGGTGGTTGACTTTGTCCGGCAAAACGCGGCGGTCCTGTTGGGGTCTAAACCCGACATCTTTGCCGTCAGCGCCCGGCGCGCCTTGCAGGCCAAACAGGGCCGGCTAGACCAATGGGCCGGCAGCGGCTTTGAGCCGTTGGAAGCCTTTATCCACGATACCCTGGACGAAACCAGCCGCTTGCGCCTGAAATTCCTCAACCCTCTGGGCGTGGGCGACCACCTGGTCAACAAATACGCCGAGATCACCCAAAATCGCCTCACCCTGTTGGCCGACGACTTTGATACGCTGGCCAATTTGGAGCGCCAGCTTAACGTTTATCGCCAGGATATGACCCGCGATTTCCAATTTCGGCTGGCCGACATCGAAAACATTTTGTACAGTATGGAAAAACGAGGCAACGCCTATTTTGACCAAACCATGCGCCTGGCCAATATTTTTGACCTGCTCAACAAGGGCCGCATTCAACAGGGCTTTACCGAGCAGGTGGTCGCCGACACGCCCCAGGCCATTGAACAAAGAGTGCTTGAACTGATTGACTGGCTGGTCAATGCCGATCTGCACCAGTGGCAGGCGGTAATGAATTACCTGGAACAGCGCAAACAGGAGTACCAGGAACACATGATTGGTGAAGTGGGCGGCGCGTTCCGCTACGACCGCGAACGTTTGATTGATTCGGTGGGCAAGGCAGCCCAAAAAGTGGTGGAAACTTACGACAAATCGCTGGAGGCGGAAAAAATAGCCGACGGCGCGCAACTGGCCGTGGCCGGGGCCGCCGCCGCCGAACTGGGCGCGATTGGCCTGGGCGCCCTGATTACGGTTTTGGCCACTACCGCCGCCGCCGATGTGACCGGTATTCTCGCGGCCAGTGTGTTGGCCGCGCTGGGCCTGTTTGTCATCCCCGCCCGCCGCCGCGCCGCCAAAAAAGAGATGATGGAGCGCGTGGCCGCCTTGCGCCTTCAACTCACCAATGCCTTGACCACCCAATTTGAAAAAGAACTCAACCGGAGTTTGCAGCGCATCAACGAGGCCATTGCGCCCTACACCCGCTTTGTCCGGGCCGAGCAGCAAAAACTGCAAGAAACCCAGGCCGAGTTGAGCGAAGCGCAGCGAACCCAGGGCCGGCTGCGGGCCGAAATTGAGTCAACGTTATAA
- a CDS encoding Dam family site-specific DNA-(adenine-N6)-methyltransferase, translating into MGRVQVPPIKCQGIKTKLVPFIREYINWDGEGRWIEPFLGSGVVGFNINPKRAIFADSNPHIINLYRNINAGEITPSIVKRYLVDEGKKLAKGGKDYYYQVRTRFNKNHKPLDFLFLSRAGFNGVIRFNSKGGFNVPFNHKPERFSKAYITKVVNQVRAVYKLCQLNDWQFMAQDFGKTLAMATEKDFIYCDPPYVGRHVDYFNSWDDNEEKRLYELLSQTKAKFMLSTWHSNQHRSNPYINKLWSNFVILTREHFYHVGAKEVNRKPMLESIVMNYKIGNGLPAALKYQQLRLLEKSIEYVE; encoded by the coding sequence ATGGGTAGAGTGCAGGTTCCGCCGATAAAGTGTCAAGGCATAAAAACAAAACTGGTCCCCTTCATCCGGGAATATATTAATTGGGATGGCGAGGGAAGATGGATAGAGCCATTTTTAGGTTCCGGGGTGGTTGGCTTTAACATCAATCCAAAACGAGCTATTTTTGCCGACTCAAATCCCCACATCATCAATCTTTACCGAAATATTAACGCGGGTGAAATTACTCCTTCGATTGTCAAACGATATTTGGTTGACGAAGGCAAAAAATTGGCTAAAGGCGGAAAAGATTATTATTACCAGGTTAGAACACGGTTTAATAAAAATCATAAACCACTAGATTTTTTATTTTTAAGCCGGGCTGGATTTAACGGAGTTATCCGCTTCAACAGTAAAGGTGGCTTTAATGTGCCGTTCAATCATAAACCGGAACGTTTTTCAAAGGCCTACATCACCAAAGTTGTTAATCAAGTGAGAGCAGTTTATAAACTGTGTCAGTTGAATGATTGGCAATTTATGGCTCAAGATTTTGGCAAAACTTTAGCAATGGCCACAGAAAAGGATTTCATCTATTGCGATCCACCATACGTCGGTAGACACGTTGATTATTTTAACAGTTGGGATGATAACGAAGAAAAAAGGTTGTATGAATTATTATCACAAACAAAAGCCAAATTTATGTTGTCCACCTGGCATAGTAACCAACATCGCAGTAATCCATATATAAACAAATTGTGGTCCAACTTTGTTATTTTAACTAGAGAACATTTTTATCATGTTGGAGCAAAAGAAGTAAATCGAAAACCGATGTTGGAGTCAATAGTAATGAATTACAAAATTGGAAATGGTCTGCCCGCAGCACTTAAGTATCAGCAATTGAGACTTTTAGAGAAGTCTATTGAGTATGTTGAATGA